The proteins below come from a single Acidovorax sp. NCPPB 4044 genomic window:
- a CDS encoding carbohydrate porin yields MSTLHRLRSVRPLAHRRPCAAIFLSAAAWLALAAAAPARAAPDASAQGDPEEPPRVALHAQTTYIWQRKPAFDAAYTGPNSLVPARERSYSFTATADLALRAWEGAQWHFNPEAAQGIPLSHLAGAGGLSNGELARSSGARLKAYRARFFLLQRWDAGGEAERIEPDFNEMGGTSTARRWTLVAGNVSLLDYFDPNPYAKDPREQFFNWSFLTPGAWDYAADARGYTWAGILEYRTPQWAVRGGRALQPRESNGPQLDRDWQHRYGDQIEAESDLPVALPAGPLRGRVLLFRNRAVMGGFGDALAAGQAAGGVPSVADVRRLQTKSGWALTLEVPLGPDAGLFARAGRSGGRQETYAFTEIDRQVSVGGQWSGAAWGRPADRMGAALAVNALSASHRDYLAAGGQGAFLGDGALRYGSERVWEAYYRLVLPPAQTAAGPLQTAVSLGAQHIVHPGYNRDRGPVDIFSVRLHAEF; encoded by the coding sequence ATGTCCACGCTTCACCGCCTCCGTTCCGTGCGCCCGCTGGCGCATCGCCGCCCCTGTGCCGCGATCTTCCTGTCCGCTGCGGCCTGGCTGGCCCTGGCGGCCGCCGCCCCGGCCCGCGCCGCGCCGGACGCGTCCGCCCAGGGTGACCCGGAGGAGCCTCCGCGCGTGGCGCTGCATGCCCAGACCACCTACATCTGGCAGCGCAAGCCGGCCTTCGATGCGGCCTACACCGGCCCCAACAGCCTGGTGCCCGCACGGGAGCGCTCGTATTCGTTCACCGCGACGGCCGATCTGGCGCTGCGCGCCTGGGAAGGCGCGCAGTGGCATTTCAACCCCGAGGCCGCGCAGGGCATTCCGCTGTCGCACCTGGCGGGTGCGGGCGGGCTCTCCAACGGTGAACTGGCGCGTTCGTCGGGCGCGCGGCTGAAGGCCTACCGCGCGCGCTTCTTCCTGCTGCAGCGCTGGGACGCGGGCGGCGAGGCCGAGCGCATCGAGCCCGATTTCAACGAAATGGGCGGTACCTCCACCGCGCGCCGCTGGACGCTGGTGGCGGGCAATGTGTCGCTGCTCGACTACTTCGATCCGAACCCCTACGCCAAGGACCCGCGCGAGCAGTTCTTCAACTGGTCCTTCCTCACGCCGGGCGCCTGGGACTATGCGGCCGACGCGCGCGGCTACACCTGGGCGGGCATCCTCGAATACCGCACGCCGCAGTGGGCGGTGCGCGGCGGGCGCGCGCTGCAGCCGCGCGAATCCAACGGCCCCCAGCTCGACCGCGACTGGCAGCACCGCTACGGCGACCAGATCGAGGCCGAGTCCGACCTGCCCGTGGCCCTGCCCGCGGGTCCGCTGCGCGGCCGGGTGCTGCTGTTCCGCAACCGGGCGGTGATGGGCGGCTTCGGCGATGCGCTGGCCGCAGGCCAGGCCGCGGGCGGCGTGCCCAGCGTGGCGGACGTGCGGCGCCTGCAGACCAAGAGCGGCTGGGCGCTGACGCTGGAGGTGCCGCTGGGCCCGGACGCCGGCCTGTTCGCGCGTGCGGGCCGCAGCGGCGGGCGCCAGGAGACCTATGCGTTCACCGAGATCGACCGCCAGGTGTCCGTGGGCGGGCAATGGTCGGGCGCGGCCTGGGGCCGCCCGGCGGACCGCATGGGCGCGGCGCTGGCGGTGAATGCGCTGTCGGCCAGCCACCGCGACTACCTGGCCGCGGGCGGGCAGGGCGCTTTCCTGGGCGACGGCGCGCTGCGCTACGGCAGCGAGCGCGTGTGGGAGGCGTACTACCGCCTCGTGCTGCCGCCCGCGCAGACGGCGGCCGGCCCGCTGCAGACGGCCGTGTCGCTGGGGGCGCAGCACATCGTGCACCCGGGCTACAACCGCGACCGCGGGCCGGTGGACATCTTCTCGGTGCGGCTGCACGCCGAGTTCTGA
- the xrtH gene encoding exosortase H: MLRFFLIFLTLQLSLFGINMLNWVQQHLVLPWTALLARICATLVMWFDSSAAAAGKVLWNHETGFGVSIEAGCNGIEACIVLFAAVMAFPSTWRHKLIGLVAGFVAVQALNIVRVISLFYLGQWSTPVFNFAHEYLWQALIMVDVLIVWLLWVRAGSRGDVQPPGSGDGPPATPPAAALA, translated from the coding sequence ATGTTGCGCTTCTTCCTCATCTTCCTCACGCTTCAGCTCTCCCTCTTCGGCATCAACATGCTCAACTGGGTGCAGCAGCACCTCGTCCTGCCGTGGACGGCGCTGCTCGCGCGGATCTGCGCGACGCTGGTGATGTGGTTCGACAGCTCGGCCGCAGCGGCGGGCAAGGTGCTCTGGAACCACGAGACGGGGTTCGGCGTGTCGATCGAGGCGGGCTGCAACGGCATCGAGGCGTGCATCGTGCTGTTCGCCGCGGTGATGGCGTTTCCTTCCACGTGGCGGCACAAGCTCATCGGGCTGGTGGCGGGTTTCGTGGCGGTGCAGGCGCTCAACATCGTGCGGGTGATCAGCCTGTTCTACCTGGGGCAGTGGAGCACCCCGGTGTTCAACTTCGCGCACGAATACCTCTGGCAGGCGCTCATCATGGTGGACGTGCTCATCGTCTGGCTGCTGTGGGTGCGCGCGGGCAGTCGCGGCGACGTGCAGCCGCCCGGGTCCGGCGACGGGCCGCCCGCCACGCCGCCGGCCGCGGCCCTGGCCTGA
- a CDS encoding exosortase H-associated membrane protein — protein sequence MRRAASLKAFVIGLFVGVVLLTLAWTRVSPWTSYPVGLVAAVAMEHAAPGWVRESRLAPGRLEVDTSVAIATQQTGNRMVEITLESDPGRYAYGLPIFLALLLAARGPGRAVRALAGFALLVPLQAFSLAMQLLMQLLLTAQFDVRALRVEQWQMEALVYGYQLGSLVVPTLAPIVVWLWLDRAFVNEVVIGAWRRSLPARGPVAAPVAAGASPAPVGAAPSAAGADGMPEGAAPGPAVAAPAPAPAPEPAAGGIPVSSSTAAGLPPRRPLR from the coding sequence ATGCGCCGCGCTGCCAGCCTGAAGGCATTCGTCATCGGCCTCTTCGTAGGGGTCGTGCTGCTCACGCTCGCGTGGACGCGGGTGTCGCCGTGGACTTCCTACCCCGTCGGTCTGGTCGCGGCGGTGGCGATGGAGCACGCGGCGCCCGGCTGGGTGCGTGAGTCGCGCCTCGCGCCGGGCCGCCTCGAAGTCGACACCTCGGTGGCCATCGCCACGCAGCAGACCGGCAACCGCATGGTCGAGATCACCCTCGAATCCGATCCGGGCCGCTATGCCTACGGGCTGCCGATCTTCCTGGCGCTGCTGCTGGCCGCGCGTGGGCCGGGCCGCGCGGTGCGTGCGCTGGCGGGCTTCGCGTTGCTGGTGCCGCTGCAGGCCTTCAGCCTGGCCATGCAATTGCTCATGCAGCTGCTGCTCACGGCGCAGTTCGACGTGCGCGCGCTGCGCGTCGAGCAGTGGCAGATGGAGGCGCTGGTCTACGGCTACCAGCTGGGCTCGCTGGTGGTGCCCACGCTCGCGCCGATCGTGGTGTGGCTGTGGCTCGACCGGGCCTTCGTGAACGAGGTGGTGATCGGCGCCTGGCGGCGTTCGCTGCCTGCGCGGGGTCCGGTGGCCGCGCCGGTGGCGGCCGGCGCATCCCCGGCGCCGGTGGGCGCCGCACCGTCGGCGGCAGGGGCCGATGGCATGCCGGAGGGCGCCGCTCCGGGGCCTGCAGTCGCCGCCCCCGCCCCCGCTCCGGCACCGGAGCCCGCCGCGGGCGGCATCCCGGTCTCTTCGAGCACCGCCGCCGGGCTACCGCCGCGCCGGCCCCTGCGCTGA
- the htpG gene encoding molecular chaperone HtpG translates to MSKHTHSFQAEVSQLLHLVTHSLYSNQEIFLRELISNASDACDKLRFEALNNAGLYEDAPNLEVRVSFDKAAKTLTITDNGIGMSEQEAIDHLGTIAKSGTKDFMSRLSGDQKQDAQLIGQFGVGFYSGFIVADRITVESRRAGVPPEQGVRWTSAGTGDFEVEAITRAQRGTSIILHLRDEAEEFLNAWKLKSVIAKYSDHISLPILMEKEEWKDGEKEGDPGQMVQTGEWEPVNKASALWSRPKKDITDEQYREFYKAISHDHEDPLTWSHNRVEGNTEYTQLLYIPAKAPFDLWNRDKKAGVKLYVKRVFIMDEAEALMPTYLRFVKGVIDSSDLPLNVSRELLQESRDVRAIREGSTKRVLSMLEDLAKHDRHVSGEGADGVTDVVSDEDKAKEGKYTQFYAEFGAVLKEGLGEDFGNRDRLAKLLRFASTTTDTVTVSLADYKARMKEGQEAIYYITADTLAAARNSPQLEVFKKKGIEVLLMTDRVDEWALNYLHDFDGTPLQSVAKGAVDLGTLQDEAEKKAAEEAAEAFKPVLAQLKEALKDKAGDVRVTTRLVDSPACLVVQEDGMSTQLARLMKQAGQSLPETRPVLEVNPEHALVKKLDGSVHFHDLAHILFDQALLAEGGLPEDPAAYVKRVNALLA, encoded by the coding sequence ATGAGCAAGCACACCCATTCCTTCCAGGCCGAAGTCTCGCAACTGCTGCACCTGGTCACCCATTCGCTGTACTCCAACCAGGAGATCTTCCTCCGCGAGCTGATCTCCAATGCGTCCGATGCCTGCGACAAGCTGCGCTTCGAGGCCCTCAACAACGCCGGCCTGTACGAGGACGCACCCAACCTCGAAGTGCGCGTGTCCTTCGACAAGGCCGCCAAGACGCTCACCATCACCGACAACGGCATCGGCATGAGCGAGCAGGAGGCCATCGACCACCTGGGCACCATCGCCAAGAGCGGCACCAAGGACTTCATGAGCCGCCTCTCGGGCGACCAGAAGCAGGACGCCCAGCTCATCGGCCAGTTCGGCGTGGGCTTCTATTCGGGCTTCATCGTCGCCGACCGCATCACCGTGGAGTCGCGCCGCGCGGGCGTGCCGCCCGAGCAGGGCGTGCGCTGGACCAGCGCGGGCACGGGCGATTTCGAGGTCGAGGCCATCACGCGCGCGCAGCGCGGCACCAGCATCATCCTGCACCTGCGGGACGAGGCCGAGGAGTTCCTGAACGCCTGGAAGCTCAAGTCCGTCATCGCCAAGTATTCCGACCACATCAGCCTGCCCATCCTCATGGAGAAGGAAGAGTGGAAAGATGGCGAGAAGGAGGGCGACCCCGGCCAGATGGTCCAGACCGGCGAATGGGAGCCCGTCAACAAGGCCAGCGCACTCTGGTCGCGGCCCAAGAAGGACATCACCGACGAGCAGTACCGCGAGTTCTACAAGGCCATCAGCCACGACCACGAGGACCCGCTCACCTGGAGCCACAACCGTGTCGAGGGCAACACCGAGTACACGCAACTGCTCTACATCCCCGCCAAGGCGCCGTTCGACCTGTGGAACCGCGACAAGAAGGCCGGCGTTAAGCTCTACGTGAAGCGCGTCTTCATCATGGACGAGGCCGAGGCGCTGATGCCCACCTACCTGCGCTTCGTGAAGGGCGTGATCGACTCCAGCGACCTGCCGCTCAACGTGAGCCGCGAGCTGCTGCAGGAAAGCCGCGACGTGCGCGCCATCCGCGAGGGCTCCACCAAGCGCGTGCTCTCCATGCTCGAAGACCTGGCCAAGCACGACCGGCACGTGTCGGGCGAGGGCGCCGACGGTGTCACCGACGTGGTGAGCGACGAGGACAAGGCCAAGGAAGGCAAGTACACGCAGTTCTATGCCGAGTTCGGCGCCGTGCTGAAGGAAGGCCTGGGCGAGGACTTCGGCAACCGCGACCGGCTGGCCAAGCTGTTGCGCTTCGCCTCCACCACCACCGACACGGTGACCGTATCGCTGGCCGACTACAAGGCCCGCATGAAGGAAGGCCAGGAGGCCATCTACTACATCACCGCCGACACCCTCGCCGCCGCCAGGAACAGCCCGCAGCTCGAAGTCTTCAAGAAGAAAGGCATCGAGGTGCTGCTCATGACGGACCGCGTGGACGAGTGGGCGCTGAACTACCTGCACGACTTCGACGGCACGCCGCTGCAGTCCGTCGCCAAGGGGGCGGTGGACCTGGGCACGCTGCAGGACGAAGCCGAAAAGAAAGCGGCCGAAGAAGCGGCCGAAGCCTTCAAGCCCGTGCTCGCCCAGCTGAAGGAAGCCCTCAAGGACAAGGCCGGCGACGTGCGCGTGACCACCCGCCTCGTCGATTCGCCGGCCTGCCTCGTGGTGCAGGAAGACGGCATGAGCACGCAGCTTGCGCGCCTCATGAAGCAGGCCGGCCAGTCCCTGCCCGAAACCCGGCCCGTGCTGGAAGTGAACCCCGAGCATGCGCTGGTCAAGAAGCTGGACGGCAGCGTGCACTTCCATGACCTGGCCCACATCCTCTTCGACCAGGCCCTGCTGGCCGAAGGCGGCCTGCCGGAAGACCCGGCGGCGTATGTGAAGCGCGTCAACGCGCTGCTGGCGTAA
- a CDS encoding ATP-binding protein yields the protein MDRARQLSHLPLTAKVVFLVALMGVISIATAIYTTVTMRGITDDYKALIDREAQSALHVSDAALLLGESSRLVYAVLTEQNENTMRGALVSLERLQAQFQAQIETTERLVPGDAGALRSIRDQAAQSFALAVRIVDAASRWRGDRALQIIHGEFEPTLRALQQAMNRQRDESTSRFQSASTRLGQLTSSTILNTALAVAGGLAVVIALSTWVAISQISRPIMLLTRHMERLTDRHYGDAITGTGRRDEVGTMAKALQVFRDSMQREDRLAVEVAASAEARRLSEQLVDLTGAIPGAVFQLRMDADGGHRFLFASEKAEDLQGLPAHELLRLQGPLHAAYGLPEAGQEPVREAFAHSLRTLEPLDFDVEVQRGERTRWIKTLATARALPGGAVLFNGVWLDVTEQRNQARALAQVAEEKATFLAVMSHEIRTPLNAILGLAQLALKEPLPPAQQDRVEKMFQAGRRLLGIVDDTLDFSKIDGGHLVLEHVPFDVEKLLDDLSDLFVHKAREKGLTLRIGMPDTVPRHLVGDPHRIAQILMNFVNNALKFTQAGEVAVALDAVAENGDGLLLRGTVRDTGIGLTAAQRDHLFQAFHQADATITRRFGGTGLGLAISRQLARRMGGETGVESTPGLGSTFWFTARVRRADTAAQEGLAARAGADGARAAPRRAPAALAGRRVLLVDDNELNRLVGTGLLEAGGLRVDTANDGVQAIDQLVRAPDGTYDAVLMDMQMPVMDGLTATRRLRAQARFATLPVIAMTANAAPQDIERTRSAGMDDHLSKPVLEGPLWAVLTRWLAPEAAAPAAATAALRAPEPVPDAGAVAALPVFDAAAVQELQDLLPADRLAALRERFIQDSEARMRRIARACTEADWPALREEAHEWGGTAGIFGLQRLGALTRVLEDAALQALAATRPQDADSSGDADAGVGAGGPPAAVLDATRTALAEGVAQLRAQALAAIGAAAAAGPHA from the coding sequence ATGGACCGTGCACGACAGCTATCGCACCTCCCGCTCACCGCCAAGGTGGTGTTTCTCGTCGCCCTGATGGGCGTGATCTCGATCGCCACCGCCATCTACACCACGGTGACCATGCGCGGCATCACCGACGACTACAAGGCCCTGATCGACCGCGAGGCCCAGAGCGCCCTGCACGTGAGCGACGCGGCGCTGCTGCTGGGCGAATCGAGCCGGCTCGTCTATGCCGTGCTCACCGAGCAGAACGAGAACACCATGCGCGGCGCGCTGGTGAGCCTGGAGCGGCTGCAGGCGCAGTTCCAGGCGCAGATCGAGACCACGGAGCGGCTCGTGCCCGGCGACGCCGGCGCGCTGCGGTCCATCCGCGACCAGGCCGCGCAATCGTTCGCGCTGGCCGTGCGCATCGTGGATGCCGCCTCCCGCTGGCGCGGCGACCGGGCGCTGCAGATCATCCACGGCGAATTCGAGCCCACGCTGCGCGCGCTGCAGCAGGCGATGAACCGCCAGCGCGATGAATCGACCAGCCGCTTCCAGTCCGCGTCCACGCGGCTCGGGCAGTTGACCAGCAGCACCATCCTCAACACCGCGCTGGCCGTGGCCGGCGGACTGGCGGTGGTGATCGCGCTCTCGACCTGGGTGGCCATCTCGCAGATCTCGCGGCCCATCATGCTGCTCACGCGGCACATGGAACGCCTCACCGACCGCCACTATGGCGACGCCATCACCGGCACCGGCCGCCGCGACGAGGTGGGCACCATGGCCAAGGCCCTGCAGGTGTTCCGCGACAGCATGCAGCGCGAGGACCGGCTGGCCGTGGAGGTGGCGGCCAGCGCCGAGGCGCGGCGCCTGTCGGAGCAGCTCGTCGATCTGACCGGCGCCATCCCCGGCGCGGTGTTCCAGCTGCGCATGGACGCGGACGGCGGGCACCGGTTCCTCTTCGCGAGCGAGAAGGCCGAGGACCTGCAGGGCCTGCCCGCGCACGAGCTGCTGCGCCTGCAGGGCCCCCTGCACGCCGCCTACGGCCTGCCCGAGGCCGGCCAGGAACCGGTGCGGGAGGCCTTCGCCCACAGCCTGCGCACGCTGGAGCCGCTGGATTTCGACGTGGAGGTGCAGCGCGGCGAGCGCACGCGCTGGATCAAGACGCTGGCCACCGCGCGCGCCCTGCCGGGCGGCGCCGTGCTGTTCAACGGCGTGTGGCTGGACGTCACCGAGCAGCGCAACCAGGCCCGCGCGCTCGCGCAGGTGGCCGAGGAGAAGGCCACCTTCCTCGCGGTGATGAGCCACGAAATCCGCACCCCGCTCAACGCCATCCTGGGCCTGGCCCAGCTCGCGCTGAAGGAGCCGCTGCCGCCCGCGCAGCAGGACCGGGTCGAGAAGATGTTCCAGGCCGGCCGGCGGCTGCTGGGCATCGTGGACGACACGCTGGATTTCTCGAAGATCGACGGCGGGCACCTCGTGCTGGAGCACGTGCCCTTCGACGTGGAGAAGCTGCTGGACGACCTGTCGGACCTGTTCGTGCACAAGGCCCGCGAAAAAGGCCTGACGCTGCGCATCGGCATGCCGGACACCGTGCCCCGGCACCTGGTGGGCGACCCGCACCGCATCGCGCAGATCCTCATGAACTTCGTGAACAACGCCCTCAAGTTCACCCAGGCCGGCGAAGTGGCCGTGGCGCTGGATGCCGTCGCCGAGAACGGCGACGGACTGCTGCTGCGCGGCACCGTGCGCGACACCGGCATCGGCCTGACCGCGGCGCAGCGGGACCACCTGTTCCAGGCCTTCCACCAGGCCGATGCCACCATCACGCGGCGCTTCGGCGGCACGGGCCTGGGGCTGGCCATCTCGCGCCAGCTGGCCCGGCGCATGGGCGGCGAGACCGGCGTGGAGAGCACGCCCGGCCTGGGCAGCACCTTCTGGTTCACGGCGCGCGTGCGGCGCGCGGACACCGCCGCGCAGGAGGGGCTCGCGGCCCGCGCCGGCGCGGACGGTGCCCGTGCGGCCCCACGCCGCGCGCCGGCCGCGCTCGCCGGCCGGCGCGTGCTGCTGGTGGACGACAACGAACTCAACCGCCTCGTCGGCACCGGCCTGCTGGAAGCGGGCGGGCTGCGCGTGGACACCGCCAACGACGGCGTGCAGGCGATCGACCAGCTGGTCCGCGCGCCGGACGGCACCTACGACGCCGTGCTCATGGACATGCAGATGCCGGTCATGGACGGCCTGACCGCCACGCGCCGCCTGCGCGCGCAGGCGCGCTTCGCCACGCTGCCGGTGATCGCCATGACCGCTAACGCCGCCCCGCAGGACATCGAGCGCACGCGCAGCGCGGGCATGGACGACCACCTCTCCAAACCGGTGCTGGAAGGCCCGCTGTGGGCGGTGCTCACGCGCTGGCTGGCCCCGGAGGCCGCCGCGCCTGCCGCCGCCACCGCCGCGCTCCGGGCCCCCGAGCCCGTGCCGGACGCCGGGGCCGTGGCCGCGCTGCCGGTCTTCGACGCGGCCGCCGTGCAAGAGCTGCAGGATCTGCTGCCCGCGGACCGCCTGGCGGCCCTGCGCGAGCGCTTCATCCAGGACAGCGAGGCACGCATGCGGCGCATCGCGCGGGCCTGCACGGAAGCCGACTGGCCCGCCCTGCGCGAGGAAGCGCACGAGTGGGGCGGCACCGCGGGCATCTTCGGCCTGCAGCGCCTGGGCGCGCTCACGCGCGTGCTGGAAGACGCCGCACTGCAGGCCCTGGCGGCAACGCGCCCGCAGGACGCCGACAGCAGCGGCGATGCCGATGCAGGTGTCGGTGCCGGCGGGCCGCCTGCCGCGGTGCTGGACGCCACGCGCACGGCCCTGGCCGAGGGCGTGGCGCAGCTGCGGGCGCAGGCCCTGGCGGCCATCGGCGCGGCCGCTGCGGCAGGGCCGCACGCCTAG
- a CDS encoding type VI secretion system amidase effector protein Tae4: MAVEEKASKNSNVSFDELWKNYPGNDPCVNPVNRRKAYDNQCAIRVGMALERSGVSFKTFRGPRCEFGARGNGMVLRAQELADWLNTKPFTNCPTPIQLAGKGFHKHLAARRGIVFFKDYWMREGEKSPTGDHIDLWNMDRLTPSWQNFTRFTLGINRIPSVYSDLENARTVAFWPFA; encoded by the coding sequence ATGGCGGTTGAAGAAAAAGCCTCAAAAAATAGCAACGTCAGCTTTGACGAACTTTGGAAGAATTACCCCGGCAATGATCCATGTGTCAACCCCGTCAACCGGAGAAAGGCGTATGACAATCAATGCGCCATTCGAGTTGGCATGGCACTCGAAAGATCGGGCGTTAGTTTCAAAACCTTCAGAGGGCCACGTTGCGAATTTGGCGCCCGAGGAAACGGCATGGTGCTCAGGGCTCAAGAATTGGCGGACTGGTTGAATACCAAACCTTTCACCAACTGCCCGACTCCCATCCAGTTGGCAGGAAAAGGCTTTCACAAACATCTCGCTGCACGCAGAGGTATCGTGTTTTTCAAGGACTACTGGATGCGTGAAGGAGAAAAATCACCAACGGGTGACCATATCGATCTTTGGAACATGGACCGACTCACTCCTTCATGGCAGAACTTCACGCGGTTCACGCTTGGAATCAATCGCATTCCATCGGTGTATTCCGATCTTGAAAACGCGCGGACGGTTGCTTTCTGGCCCTTTGCATGA
- a CDS encoding pseudouridine synthase: MAELGLCSRREADAWIEQGWVRVNGQVAPMGLQVTPFDRIEVDPAAQGQQERQVTILLHKPMGYVSGQAEDGHTPAVALINPRTHWREDPSRQRFSPPQLRGIAPCGRLDIDSVGLLVLTQDGRIARQLIGEDSGMEKEYLVRVHYGDVATDVQAAFPPDQLERLCHGLSLDGQVLKPARVDWQNPEQLRFVLTEGKKRQIRRMCELVGLKVVGLKRIRIGRVVLGNLPAGQWRYLGPNERF, encoded by the coding sequence ATGGCCGAACTGGGCCTGTGCTCGCGCCGCGAGGCCGATGCCTGGATCGAGCAGGGCTGGGTGCGCGTGAACGGCCAGGTGGCGCCGATGGGGCTGCAGGTGACGCCGTTCGACCGCATCGAAGTGGATCCCGCCGCCCAGGGCCAGCAGGAGCGGCAGGTGACCATCCTGCTGCACAAGCCCATGGGCTACGTGAGCGGGCAGGCCGAGGACGGCCACACGCCCGCGGTGGCGCTCATCAACCCGCGCACGCACTGGCGCGAGGACCCGAGCCGCCAGCGCTTCTCTCCCCCGCAGCTGCGCGGGATCGCGCCGTGCGGCCGGCTCGACATCGACTCGGTGGGGCTGCTGGTCCTCACGCAGGACGGCCGCATCGCACGGCAACTGATCGGCGAGGACTCCGGCATGGAGAAGGAGTACCTCGTGCGCGTGCACTACGGCGACGTGGCCACCGACGTGCAGGCCGCCTTCCCGCCCGACCAGCTCGAGCGGCTCTGCCACGGCCTCTCGCTCGACGGCCAGGTGCTCAAGCCCGCCCGCGTGGACTGGCAGAACCCCGAGCAACTGCGCTTCGTGCTCACCGAGGGCAAGAAGCGCCAGATCCGCCGCATGTGCGAGCTGGTGGGCCTCAAGGTGGTGGGCCTGAAGCGCATTCGCATCGGCCGCGTGGTGCTCGGCAACCTGCCCGCGGGGCAGTGGCGCTACCTGGGGCCGAACGAACGGTTCTGA